The following are from one region of the Trichoderma breve strain T069 chromosome 5, whole genome shotgun sequence genome:
- a CDS encoding prpF protein domain-containing protein codes for MSTIRSSFWRGGVCNALIFHKSDLPTDRSKWQPLFAAALGSPDPYGRQLNGMGGGVSSLSKVCVVSPSTRDDADVDFEFVQVVIDDGSLDFASNCGNMTAAIGPFALDEGLVGSSNVTLASAMKHASVRIYNTNTKKHIIASFPVNGDVPKFIPHGTCRMDGVPGTASEILLSFQSPGGTQTGKVLPTGQGITSMNVKDKNGRKITASLIDVANPGVYVDSSDLEIAPDITPTELDHQKDTMALLEAVRREAARMMGMDPNTGSVPKVVILFKPTDEEASKGANIKSLTLSMGQAHKAIPLTLALNLGVACRIEGTLAYGLARNMSRDGRVTIQHPSGMIDVGVDISGEDVLSTTLYSTARLLIKGEVNVE; via the coding sequence ATGTCGACCATTCGCTCCTCGTTCTGGCGCGGTGGCGTATGCAACGCCCTCATTTTCCATAAATCCGATCTTCCCACGGACCGGTCAAAATGGCAGCCTCTGTTTGCAGCAGCCCTGGGCTCTCCCGATCCGTACGGCAGGCAGCTAAATGGCATGGGAGGCGGTGTTTCATCCCTTTCCAAAGTGTGCGTTGTCTCACCGTCTACACGAGATGACGCCGATGTTGATTTTGAATTCGTTCAAGTCGTCATTGATGATGGATCACTGGATTTCGCTAGTAACTGCGGCAATATgactgctgccattggaCCATTTGCCCTGGACGAGGGACTTGTCGGCTCCTCCAATGTCACGTTGGCTTCTGCGATGAAACACGCAAGCGTACGCATCTACAATACCAATACCAAAAAACACATTATTGCTTCATTTCCCGTAAATGGAGATGTTCCGAAATTTATTCCCCATGGAACTTGTCGAATGGATGGGGTTCCTGGTACGGCATCAGAAATCCTGCTCTCTTTCCAATCGCCCGGTGGAACACAGACTGGAAAAGTGTTACCCACCGGTCAGGGCATAACATCCATGAATGTTAAAGACAAGAACGGAAGGAAAATAACGGCTTCGCTGATAGACGTGGCAAATCCGGGAGTATACGTGGACAGCAGCGATCTCGAAATCGCACCAGATATTACACCTACTGAGCTAGACCATCAGAAGGATACAATGGCTTTGTTAGAAGCTGTTCGTCGGGAAGCTGCGAGAATGATGGGTATGGATCCAAACACTGGGAGTGTGCCCAAAGTTGTAATATTGTTCAAGCCTACGGATGAAGAGGCATCTAAGGGGGCCAATATTAAATCCTTAACCCTATCCATGGGACAAGCTCACAAGGCCATCCCTCTCACTCTAGCTCTAAACCTTGGTGTTGCCTGTCGAATAGAAGGTACACTAGCTTATGGGCTAGCAAGGAATATGAGTCGAGACGGGAGAGTGACAATACAGCATCCTAGTGGGATGATAGACGTTGGTGTTGATATATCAGGGGAAGATGTCTTGAGCACAACTCTATATAGCACTGCAAGGCTATTGATCAAGGGCGAGGTGAATGTTGAATAG
- a CDS encoding major facilitator superfamily domain-containing protein has translation MEALEKNDLFEKERPSIEQAENYQVSFTPEEQKRILRKVDWRLVPLLSFLYLVSFIDRGNLGNAKVAGLGKDLHLSGTQYNIAVTLFFIPYSLLEVPSNVILKLTRPSIWISLMMFSWGLVITLTGIVQNFSGLLAIRIFLGVAEAGFFPAATYLLTVWYTRYEVQSRMVFFYAAVSLAGAFSGLLAFGIQKMDGVAGLQGWRWIFILEGIFTVFLSFFIWSLLPDSPNTAPFLTTEEREFIVLRLEQDTGSGRGRVTNNDKVNKRQVIAGLTDWKVWAAVFMYWATSISSYGFTYTVPTVILELGYTAADAQLLTVPIYVVAMIFTVINAMVSDHYRQRTPFILLGVSVGIAGFTALLAIPHPQLPGLTYGMLFLATSGIYMSLVPTLCFVANNLAPSSKRAVGMAHLICMGNLGGIAGSNIFLAQEAPHYWTGYGFILGIDCAAFVTCLILRYALKRINAQRDQMTEEDIREKYGDVDLLELGDRSPYFRYTL, from the exons ATGGAGGCACTAGAAAAAAATGACTTGTTCGAAAAGGAACGTCCCTCCATTGAACAAGCGGAAAATTATCAGGTTTCGTTCACCCCTGAAGAGCAAAAACGAATCCTAAGAAAGGTGGACTGGCGCCTTGTTCCGCTCTTGTCTTTTCTATATCTCGTGTCCTTTATTGACCGAGGGAACT TGGGCAATGCCAAAGTTGCTGGACTAGGGAAAGATCTCCATCTCTCAGGAACACAGTACAACATAGCTGTCACGTTATTTTTCATCCCCTATTCATTACTGGAAGTTCCGAGCAATGTCATCCTCAAGCTTACCAGACCATCCATATGgatctccttgatgatgttttCTTGGGGACTAGTTAT TACTTTGACCGGAATTGTTCAAAACTTTTCTGGACTTTTGGCCATTCGTATTTTTCTCGGCGTTGCAGAG GCTGGGTTCTTTCCCGCAG CAACCTATCTCCTTACTGTCTGGTACACGCGTTACGAAGTCCAATCTCGAATGGTATTCTTCTACGCTGCAGTATCATTGGCCGGAGCATTTTCAGGTCTACTCGCATTTGGAATCCAAAAGATGGATGGAGTCGCAGGATTGCAAGGCTGGAGATG gatcttcatcttggaAGGCATTTTTACCGTTTTCCTTTCATTTTTCATCTGGTCTCTGCTCCCCGACAGCCCTAACACGGCGCCTTTTCTAACTACTGAAGAACGGGAGTTCATCGTCTTGAGGTTAGAACAGGACACAGGTTCCGGCCGAGGCAGGGTCACAAATAATGATAAAGTCAACAAACGACAAGTTATCGCTGGTCTCACAGACTGGAAAGTGTGGGCAGCTGTG TTCATGTATTGGGCTACTAGTATCTCCTCCTACGGCTTCACCTATACAGTTCCTACAGTAATTCTCGAACTGGGATACACCGCTGCAGATGCC CAACTCCTTACAGTTCCAATCTATGTCGTTGCCATGATATTCACCGTCATCAACGCCATGGTTTCGGATCACTACCGGCAGAGAACTCCATTCATACTTCTAGGAGTTTCGGTAGGAATAGCCGGGTTCACGGCTCTATTAGCAATTCCCCACCCGCAGCTCCCAGGATTGACATATGGCATGCTGTTTCTCGCGACATCTGGAATTTATATGTCGCTGGTCCCTACTCTATGCTTTGTCG CAAACAATCTCGCACCTTCCTCCAAAAGAGCTGTCGGCATGGCCCATCTCATCTGTATGGGAAATCTTGGTGGCATTGCAGGCTCTAATATCTTTCTCGCACAAGAAGCGCCTCACTATTGGACAGGCTATGGCTTCATCTTGGGAATCGACTGTGCGGCGTTTGTCACATGCTTAATCCTTCGCTATGCGTTGAAGAGAATCAATGCACAGCGCGATCAAATGACGGAAGAAGATATCAGGGAGAAGTACGGTGATGTTGATTTATTGGAGCTGGGAGATCGCAGCCCATACTTTAGATATACTTTGTAA
- a CDS encoding enoyl-(Acyl carrier protein) reductase domain-containing protein, whose translation MTQSEAGAAGREALKSRVLPQMAFNKPKGTPKPTQRISNSQSGDMAKARFQVEGNAIVTGGAGTLGLAAARALLEHGLAGLMIFDRTLDQAEAEIERLRVEYPCASILSKQVDITDEIAVSEAVVHTAELLGSVDILLCFAGVVGCVHAVEMTATEWRRTLDINTTGSFLCAQAVAKQIILQGTGGSIVFIASISGHRVNFPQPQVAYNTSKAAVLAMTNSLAAEWARYGIRVNSISPGYMDTILNEGDGIADARAIWADRNPMGRMGEPNELTGLVVLLASNAGSYMTGTDIICDGGQVLL comes from the exons ATGACACAATCAGAGGCTGGCGCAGCAGGTAGGGAGGCCCTAAAAAGTCGCGTTCTACCGCAAATGGCTTTCAACAAACCCAAGGGAACGCCAAAACCAACGCAGAGGATCTCCAATTCTCAATCAGGCGACATGGCAAAAGCCAGATTTCAAGTAGAGGGAAATGCAAT AGTCACGGGCGGAGCAGGCACACTCGGATTAGCCGCAGCGCGGGCCCTTTTAGAGCATGGACTGGCGGGCTTGATGATTTTTGATCGGACTCTCGACCAAGCAGAAGCCGAGATTGAGCGATTGAGAGTCGAATATCCATGTGCCAGTATTCTGAGTAAACAGGTCGATATCACCGATGAAATTGCTGTGAGCGAGGCCGTTGTTCACACTGCAGAGCTTTTGGGATCGGTGGACATCCTTCTATGCTTTGCTGGTGTAGTAGGCTGTGTCCACGCAGTTGAAATGACTGCTACTGAATGGCGCAGGACGCTCGATATCAACACAACCGGGTCATTTCTATGTGCTCAGGCCGTCGCGAAGCAAATAATTTTGCAAGGCACCGGAGGAAGTATTGTTTTTATAGCTTCCATCTCTGGCCACAGAGTCAACTTCCCGCAACCGCAAGTTGCTTACAACACCAGCAAGGCAGCTGTTCTAGCTATGACGAATAGCTTAGCGGCTGAATGGGCTAGATATGGAATAAGAGTGAACTCCATTTCGCCCGGCTATATGGACACCATACTCAACGAAGGAGATGGTATCGCTGATGCTCGAGCTATT TGGGCAGACCGAAACCCAATGGGCCGAATGGGCGAGCCGAACGAGCTGACTGGCCTTGTCGTCCTCCTCGCAAGCAACGCAGGCAGTTACATGACAG GGACTGATATTATTTGTGATGGCGGCCAGGTTCTCCTCTGA
- a CDS encoding enoyl-(Acyl carrier protein) reductase domain-containing protein, giving the protein MSDGGINAEGNFSHGNAIPGPGAERVMPLFSLKGRTAIVTGAGAGIGLAVAQSFAEAGANVAIWYNGNKKAVERAAEMERDYGVRCRAYKVNTTSYDEVQKATDNIVKEFGGRLDIFVANSGIPWTQGPALEGDVSHYHDVVNIDLDGTFYCARAAGKHFRRQGLEGTDANGNPLGQNYSCGSFIATASISGHIVNIPQLQAAYNAAKAGVIQLCKSLAVEWVKFARVNSVSPGYIATEISNFIPQEMRVIWKNKIPIGREAHANELKGVFLFLASDASSYVTGADLVVDGGYTLV; this is encoded by the exons ATGTCTGACGGTGGAATTAATGCCGAAGGCAACTTCAGCCATGGAAATGCCATTCCTGGTCCTGGAGCAGAAAGAGTAATGCCTTTATTCTCTCTGAAGGGAAGGACAGCAATTGTGACCGGGGCTGGAGCGGGAATCGGTCTTGCTGTTGCACAGTCATTTGCGGAAGCAGGTGCTAATGTTGCAATATGGTACAATGGCAACAAGAAGGCAGTTGAGCgagcagcagagatggaaCGCGACTACGGTGTGAGAT GCAGAGCTTACAAAGTCAATACAACATCATATGACGAAGTTCAGAAGGCAACGGACAATATTGTCAAAGAATTTGGAGGCCGATTGGACATCTTCGTCGCCAACTCGGGTATTCCTTGGACCCAAGGCCCTGCCCTTGAAGGAGATGTCTCCCATTACCATGACGTGGTCAATATTGACCTCGACGGAACCTTCTATTGTGCACGCGCCGCTGGAAAACACTTTCGCCGCCAAGGTCTCGAGGGCACCGATGCAAACGGGAACCCACTTGGTCAGAACTATAGCTGTGGATCTTTCATTGCAACCGCAAGCATCAGTGGCCATATCGTCAACATTCCACAATTGCAAGCTGCTTATAATGCAGCTAAAGCTGGTGTGATTCAACTTTGCAAATCTCTTGCTGTCGAATGGGTCAAGTTTGCGCGAGTCAATTCAGTATCGCCTGGCTACATTGCAACCGAGATATCCAACTTCATTCCCCAGGAGATGAGGGTAATTTGGAAGAACAAAATTCCCATAGG TCGGGAGGCCCATGCAAATGAACTCAAGGGAGTTTTCTTATTCCTTGCTTCTGACGCTTCGTCATACGTTACTGGTGCCGACCTTGTTGTCGATGGGGGATATACTCTAGTCTAA